AAGCACGgggagaaagagaggaagatgCCTAACTCAATTAGGCAGCTTACCGAGGTGCGGAGCAGACGGAGGCGACGCGGTGCTCAGCGGGGCGACGGCGGACGGTGGAGCTAGGGTTTTGCGGCCGTGCGGCGATATAGGAGCTTGCTCCAAGGCTTGGGATGGAGGCAGTGTGATGCGGGCTCGGTATTTATGGCCAGGGAGACTTGGGAGGCACGGCAACAGGCGAGGCGGGGCGAATGCGGACTCTGTCCCGACGATGGAGTCCGACGCGGACGTGAGGAAGGAGATGGCGCGAGGTGGGAGACGGCTGACAAGCGAGGCCGGGCTATCAGCGAGCCAAGCGAGGAGGAGGCGGGGCATGTCCGCACGGATTGGTTGCTGGGCTGGCCCAAAGGAAAAGGGAGGATGAGCGGGCCAGCGGGAATGGAGAGAGGAATGGGGAGCAGCAGGCCTCGGCTTCGGCTGGACCGGCGGTGAGAGAGGTGGGGCGCAGAGCGTGCAGCGGGTCGGTGTGGCACTGGTGGCGGCGAGGCGGACGGTCGCAGCGGTGGACCGGACGTGCGTGGCGACGGCGCACGTAGCCGCTGAGCTCTTCCTCGTTACATGCGACCATGCCGAGGAGCTCGTCAACCCCAAATGATGGCGCTGCAGGACAACACCCTGAGCAAGGCGATGGGAAAAGGAGTAAAGAAAAATAGACGAACCGATATTTTGAGTAAAGAAAAATAGACGAACCGATATTTTTTTAATCAATGGCAGTGAGTAGGGCGACGGGAAAATGAGGAAAGAAAAATAGACGAACCGATATGTTTTATGTAATCGGTAGCAGTGGTGGCACTACGTAGAAAActatttccaggggcggctggtaaacatttgtagggacggttttgccagccgcccctatgaaaGGGTGGCTACAAATCGATGATTTGTAGTGGCGGTTGGTACtatagccgctcctacaaatcgatttataggggtggtctgggaacaccagccgcccctacaaatcgatttgtaggggcggctacagtaccaaccgcccctacaaatcattttccgccaaaaaaaaaattaaattaccAACACGTGTTCCTCCAAATCATCCTGTAACGAGTAAAATATATGATCAAGTATCCTGGCCCAAACAAGATTGTTTAACCAAAAGTTTCTAAATATCTTCTATAGGACAAGAATCACAATAATAACAAACAGACTCGAGGGAACATCTAATTCTGACCTAAGAGTGGGGCATATTATACAGGTGCAGGGCAGGAGCAGGGAGCATGGCTGGACAGTCAAACTCGAGGGAAGCGAGAAGGTCGTCTTCGTCGAAGGAACTCTGGGATCTCCACCATGCTGCCTTCTGCGGAGGACGGGCGTCGGCCATTCTCACCTTGCTGGCCACCCTTTGGTTGCAAGCAAATGCGAGAACAAGTATGACATCCAAGTTAGGGGGCCCTAGTAATTGTTCGACAAGAGTTACCTTAGATGCGCGACCTTCTGGTTCATCCTGCCGTTTGAAGCCAGTAGCTATCAAGGTTATGCTCACCTGCATGGACAAAACTATGTGAATAAGAATTTTTCCCAACAAACCCCAAATGACGAAGTAAATCTCATTTCTCATTTCCCAGAACTGAGAGCATTCTCCACGAAATCCCAAGATATAGGAGTTGTTTTTTGCATATTGGGTATACTATACTGAAACAAACTGAAGACTTACTTGCCCACTCAGTGACGGGTCTATGACAGCGCCAAATATCAGATTTCTTAATCTGTGCATATAAAACATAATAGGAGTTGATCATGAATTTTTTTTCCAGTCTTTTGAAACATGAAAGGGCAAGCAAAGTCAAATGCAAAGCATGCTCAATTTTGTCATGTTAGCTAGATGGGGACTACACAGgttaacaaaatttaagtcagAAAACAAATCTACACTGTGAGGACAAGACTAGAAAATGGCTGGACCAAACCTCAAACAAAGTCAGGTCAGTTCCCCCAGTGATATTCCACACAATGCCCGTAGCTCTTTCAATTCCAATATCAAGCAGTGGCGACTGGATGGCATTAAGAGCAGCATCCCTTGCTCTTGACTTTCCTGAAAAAATTGAGTGGCATGAAACATGAGCTTACAGGTATAATTCAACCGACATAAATGACATTTGCATGTATATAAGTACAAAAATTGCAGTGTAGCGCCAAGCAACCTAAACTTAAATCATTGCTCTCAACATGACAAGTATCATCAATAGACATATTTTCGTGCAAATATCAAAGTGGTTCTCATGAAAATTTTCAGTAGCAATATCCAGGCAATTAACTTTGCATATTAGCTGACACTAACTGCAAGTGGGAGGAAACATTCAATGCTGTTTAGTTGATGCCAAAGGGAAAATAAAATTTGGAAGCTATACCAAACCTAAAAGATTCAAGTTATGATAGGATATGAAGTACTCTTACACGAGTCTTACATACTCTGTTCAACACCAAACTATACCAACCGACTTCTTTCTCTTGCAATGCTTCTCCTACCTTATTGAATCAGAAATTTTGCCAACAAGCAGGGTAAATAAAACAGAATTCTAGCTTGCAGAATGAATGGTGTTAGATCATACGGTACTAATAAAATAAAAGCTTATTCCTAATGTAATACCTGTAGCAGTCCCTATACCCATCAAAGATGACCCTGCATTTTGCATGATAGCACGCacatcagcaaaatcaacattaACCAATCCAGGAACCTGAAAAAGGAGAAGAGGTAGTTAACCTTTTGTAAATTAAATATCTCTGAAATGCTCAAACATAATATCTTGAATTTCACTTGTGTAACTTGGTGATTTAAAACTGAATATCAGCACCATATTTACCGTAATTATATCAGATATGCCACGAATGCCTTGGCGAAGAATATCATCAGCCAGATTAAATGCTTCAGTTACAGGTGTATTTGGAGAAACAGCAGACAATAGCTTACATTTGGGATGACAAATGCTCCGGTTCCTCCACCCATTCCAGCCTGCAGTATGGATCAAAACAGCATTGTCAAAACTCGGTGCCTAATGATTTCACATGTGAAGCCAACTATCAGTTAGAATTTTACTGTCACAAAAACCATGTCAGCACCAAAAAGAGCATTCCTGAATGGACCCCCGGTTTCTCTTTCTTTGGCTCAGTTTCACAATAGCTTACTGGTTCCACGTCCTTCAaccttaaaaaacaaaaaaaaggtttTAAGAAGATTACTGCTAAGATCCAATGAGATACTGCCATTAGGACAAGATTGCGCACATGTTATTGACATGACAGTATCGTTATGGGAAAAAAGAAAGGACAGCCACATCCATTCAGATCCATAAACACTGAAACTACAATACAAGCACGAGATGAAATAGACAGCGATACTTATACTGAAACGTGTTGAGCTAAGGTGTAAAGGGGTGGAAAGAATAGTAAAACATTCCACAAACAGGAACTGCAGGTAGATCCGTTCAGATGGCGAAAAAAAAACGACTGTCAATCATCGCTATACTAGATTCATGAAGACACAGGACGCGCTGAATAAAAAGAACAGATGTTTGCACATAACACAGACTCGCGACCCCAGCGTTCCGGAGGCAAGAACCCGCAGGCATCCCAAGAAAGTAATAATCAGGACACGCATCCACCACCGCAAAGAAGACGATTCGGTCCGTACCTGAGCGACCTccgcgagggcggcggcggcgcaggcttCACCCTCGCCGCGTCAACGGACCCTGGCTCCACGGGCTTCCTGCGCCACCGCCCACTGCCCGAGGCGGCGGCAGACTGGCTGAGGGTGTGCGCGAGGTCGAGGATGCCGAGCCACTGCATCCGCTCCATGCACGAGGGTGAACGCAGATGCGTGGGGTCTGCATCGGggatttggggattagggtttagacGACTTGGGAGAAGACCGCCGATGGGGGAGAGGATGCGCTAGGCAGGGGCAGTCAGCAGGAGGGTATAGGCCGGCTTGGACTTGACGAGGAACGGAGTGGAGGCCGGCCCTAGGAACGGGACTTGGTCGGAGACGACCGAGGCCGGCCATGGCGACTCGCAGCCTCCGCCGGCCGGCGGCGATAGGAGATGGCCCGATCTACAACCATGAGGGGCGCACGAACGAGGAGCGCCGGATCCTTCGCTGGATCTGTCCCGTGGGGGAGATGAGGAAGACGAGAGGGGAGGGGACGGGAGGCGGCTGCTGAGAGGAGTGGTTGAGGGGTGTCTGGAAGAGGCGTCGGTGTGGGATCAGGCGTTTGGGTGTTATTTTATAGATCgggggatttgtaggggcggctggtgattgagccgcccctataaatagtaacatcaggggtggctggtgagtgagccgcccctacaaatatgatttatttgtaggggcggctcgtatcaccagccgcccctactgttctatttgtaggggcggctagtctttgggctcccgagcacgccactgtaggagcggctccatcaccaaccacccctacaaaaaaattgtcCCGTTGCTATAaatcgtttttcacgtagtgtggATAATTTCTTCAAACTCCATGGACTTTCAATTTTCAGAGCACCCCCTTGATGTGGTCAACAAAATCAATGGATTTGGTGTAGATCTATGGATATTATGCTCCATAGTGGATCTATATGGATATGAAAGTGTTTGGCTAAAGTAGATGTGGAGCTGCTCGAGCTCTCTCAAACACGCCCTATAACCTTAGAAAGTTCGTTGTGCTCTGCTCCATTCACGCCCCCTTCCCTGCCATAGCCACAGACACACTGAGGCGAGGATAGGAGCACAAGCTCGAAAAACACAGTGAAATGGAGCTCGCAGCGGATCCGGAGCTGAGCAGTCTGCTCTCCGAGGCCGATGGCGTCTACAAGCTGCGGAGCAGGGTGAGGTGCGACATCCGTCTTGTGCAAAAAGAGCTGGGGAGCCTTCAGGTTGccctctccaagatagcagaggtgCCAGCATATGAGCTTGACGAGCGAACCAAGGCCAGGGCGGCGGATCTGAGGAACCTGTACTTTCAGATCCAGCACGACGTCGACAACCTTCGAGATCGCATCCGCGCTCACCGGTCGAGGATGGCAGATCTGCAGGGACTGAAAGGATTCGCTACCAGAATCATCTTCAAGATAGCGAGTATCTGGGCTGGCCGTGAATTCGCCACTAGTATCAGAGAAATGAAGCGCCGGCTACAGGACTCAGCTGACCGTCATGTGAGGTACAAAATCGATTTCCATTCTTTTTCCTCTTTATTCAGACCAGGTTACCCCATTTCCATTTCCGCAAAGGAAACAGTCCAGTTAGTTTTACAGAAACAGGGCACAGGTAGTTAGATTAAAGTTTCAACTAACAGCTAAAAGACATAATTAACCTGCGTCAAATTTATCCGTCATGTATTATTTATGATCCCAGAACAAGTTCAGCGCATATCAGCAATGCAACATACAGAGAATTTGGGCGATGATATAAATAAAAAAGGGCTTCCACCGCTAGAATCGAGTCCTTCAGCATCTCACCCTGCATTAGCCCCAGTTCCTTTTTTTTTAATTGAGGAAGCATTTTATTAACTCAAGATAATTTTATACTTCTTACCTCTGTATAAAAGCATATAGCCTAAAAACAAGTTCTTTTTCTCGAAAGATATATGAGCTCTTTTACAATGATTGGGAAAGTACCTAGGTGCTTCTagatacttttattttttattttcttagcTAATTAATTGAGGaagattatttataaaatataaatTGTATTATAGAGGGTATTTTGGTAACACCCGGCGGCCTCGGCTCCATCGGACGCCGCCGCGCTCCGAACTCCCAATAGCTTGTCATCGCCGCCGGCGCCGTTAGGCGCTCCTCTCTCGATCCGCACTAAAGAGCCCAGGGCGCCACCGCTAGACGCTCCTCCCTTGAGTAACCGAGAACAGCAGCCACGCTCTACTGCTGTACCAACACGACGAAGTTGTCTGATGAGAAACTGGACAGTTAGCATTTAGCGGACCATAACCATGAGTGGTACCAATTCTTGACAAAGGATCGTATTTGTTTCTCAATCTCTTCCTTCACTAACACCACGTACGTGCTAGCAGCtgtgtcgggggggggggggggggggggggggggcgtccgGGGTTGATGGGCGTCAGCGCCGGAGTCAGAGAGGAGAGCGACGACCGCGTGCTGTGCGCACGGCGGACACCATGGCCGGTCTGCCCAAAAGCTTCGGGATTCCTGCCTTCTCCTTGTACGCGTGGTGGCAGCGGTGGTGGGGAACACATCCGCGGGGAGGTGGGTGTTGGCGCTCGAAACGGGGAGGAGGAAGCCAGCGAGCTACGACTGGTCCGCCGGGCGGCGGCGAACCAAGGTCGGCCGCCCAACCTGGCTTTGCTCACCATGATCCTGAGTTTCCCCACAGCCGCGGACGACGGTCCTAGTGTTCCCGATGGTGAGAAGTACGAACGACAGTGTCTGAATGAGCACGAACAAAGAACAGTCCTAGTTCTTCCTATACTGAATTACCAAATTATCCTTATCATAAACAAAATGAATTCAGAAAAATATGGAACTTGCACACTTGTTTTGGTACTTGGTTCCACCTATTCTGGCACCGTCCCCATCAATTTGGTACTTTTAAGTACTTTCATATGGATACC
This sequence is a window from Miscanthus floridulus cultivar M001 chromosome 10, ASM1932011v1, whole genome shotgun sequence. Protein-coding genes within it:
- the LOC136485787 gene encoding cell division protein FtsZ homolog 2-2, chloroplastic-like isoform X1 — translated: MERMQWLGILDLAHTLSQSAAASGSGRWRRKPVEPGSVDAARVKPAPPPPSRRSLRLKDVEPVSYCETEPKKEKPGVHSGMLFLAGMGGGTGAFVIPNVPGLVNVDFADVRAIMQNAGSSLMGIGTATGKSRARDAALNAIQSPLLDIGIERATGIVWNITGGTDLTLFEVSITLIATGFKRQDEPEGRASKGGQQGENGRRPSSAEGSMVEIPEFLRRRRPSRFPRV
- the LOC136485787 gene encoding uncharacterized protein isoform X2, whose translation is MERMQWLGILDLAHTLSQSAAASGSGRWRRKPVEPGSVDAARVKPAPPPPSRRSLRLKDVEPVSYCETEPKKEKPGVHSGMLFLAGMGGGTGAFVIPNVPGLVNVDFADVRAIMQNAGSSLMGIGTATGKSRARDAALNAIQSPLLDIGIERATGIVWNITGGTDLTLFEIKKSDIWRCHRPVTEWASEHNLDSYWLQTAG